One window from the genome of Leptospira johnsonii encodes:
- a CDS encoding peptidoglycan DD-metalloendopeptidase family protein → MIFKKPRQLTAGKEILRTDNFTLIYLGAFHFHYSFYFRGNLYHGNLDFRRRKFRVIPLVASVIFMVLFLGIWMSPSNASMESASTEVTENDSEDLKAKKGDEKFLEESEKAKLTILMANEIKSASDKKKQLKVVTYKVKRNETLSEIATRYKVSMESIAGSSSINLEDTLYPGQILQIPNKQGLLYKFKAGDTVAKVASLYKVNLDEILEENKLDDLDILRPGQKVFLPGAVIPDPAPKWVVPVTSHIVTSNYGWRTFPQHKFHEALDLKANYEAVMAARNGKVVFSGWMGGYGNAIVIEHNDDFKTLYAHNSRLNVKRGDYVVGGKKIATSGCTGYCFGPHLHFEVIHKGKSVNPGKYLKGLSYKRGSKPNH, encoded by the coding sequence ATGATCTTCAAGAAGCCCAGGCAATTGACCGCAGGAAAGGAAATCCTCCGGACAGATAATTTCACCCTGATCTACCTGGGCGCTTTCCATTTCCATTATTCCTTTTATTTCAGAGGAAATCTATATCACGGAAATTTGGACTTCAGAAGACGCAAATTCCGCGTTATCCCTCTTGTAGCATCCGTCATCTTTATGGTCCTATTTTTGGGGATCTGGATGAGTCCTTCCAACGCTTCTATGGAATCCGCTTCTACGGAAGTGACTGAAAACGATTCCGAAGACTTAAAAGCCAAAAAAGGCGACGAAAAATTCCTAGAAGAATCTGAAAAAGCAAAGCTCACCATCTTGATGGCGAATGAGATCAAAAGCGCTTCGGATAAAAAGAAACAACTTAAAGTCGTTACCTACAAAGTCAAAAGGAACGAAACACTTTCTGAGATCGCTACCCGTTACAAGGTTTCTATGGAATCCATCGCAGGTTCCTCCAGTATCAATCTGGAAGATACTCTGTACCCGGGACAAATATTACAGATCCCTAATAAGCAAGGTCTATTATATAAATTTAAGGCGGGAGATACCGTAGCAAAGGTAGCTTCTCTTTACAAAGTGAACCTGGATGAAATTTTAGAAGAGAATAAACTGGATGATCTGGACATTCTTCGTCCTGGCCAAAAGGTTTTTCTTCCAGGCGCTGTGATCCCAGACCCTGCTCCTAAGTGGGTAGTCCCAGTTACTTCTCATATAGTCACTTCCAATTACGGGTGGAGAACTTTCCCCCAGCATAAATTCCATGAAGCATTGGATCTAAAAGCAAACTACGAAGCGGTAATGGCTGCCCGTAACGGCAAGGTAGTATTCTCAGGATGGATGGGCGGTTACGGAAACGCGATCGTGATCGAACATAACGACGATTTCAAAACATTATACGCTCACAATTCCAGACTGAATGTAAAACGAGGAGACTATGTAGTCGGAGGCAAAAAGATCGCAACCTCCGGATGTACAGGTTATTGTTTCGGTCCCCACCTACATTTTGAGGTAATCCACAAAGGGAAATCCGTAAATCCTGGAAAATATCTAAAGGGTCTCTCTTATAAAAGAGGCTCCAAACCGAACCATTAA
- a CDS encoding bactofilin family protein translates to MAIGKDNNNSVIGPGSIFEGKFYIAGSLRIDGKFEGEIKTDDALFIGETGKVRTNISAREVIVAGTLIGNIKAESEVRLEETGRLLGDIIAPALSLAKGVVAKGNITVTGGQKKDVKKIVEESFGGTRTLDNGKEE, encoded by the coding sequence ATGGCCATCGGTAAGGATAATAATAACAGCGTAATCGGCCCAGGTTCTATTTTTGAGGGCAAATTCTATATCGCTGGTTCCCTACGTATCGACGGAAAATTCGAAGGGGAAATTAAAACCGACGACGCATTATTTATTGGAGAAACCGGTAAGGTCCGCACCAACATTTCCGCAAGAGAAGTGATCGTAGCAGGAACCTTGATCGGAAACATTAAGGCGGAATCGGAAGTCCGCTTGGAAGAAACTGGACGTCTCTTAGGGGATATTATCGCTCCCGCTCTTTCCCTGGCAAAAGGTGTGGTAGCGAAAGGTAATATCACCGTGACAGGCGGACAGAAGAAAGACGTTAAAAAGATCGTGGAAGAATCTTTTGGCGGCACACGAACTTTGGACAACGGTAAGGAAGAATAG